A window of the Gossypium hirsutum isolate 1008001.06 chromosome A05, Gossypium_hirsutum_v2.1, whole genome shotgun sequence genome harbors these coding sequences:
- the LOC107907357 gene encoding GDSL esterase/lipase At1g29660, translating into MANLASKLQPWWLLLVIPFLFVSNTYHCVNAEPQVPCYFIFGDSLSDNGNNNNLATEAKVNYWPYGIDFPKGPTGRFTNGRTMQDIIVQLLGFQEFIPPFATSRGQEILKGVNYASGSAGILNDSGQHLGVRISMNMQLSNHQSVISTIVEMLGNCAASKLLGKCMYAVQIGSNDYINNYFKPEMYNSSHLFTPEQYAAYLIEQYSRQIKTLYNNGARMFALFGLGAIGCTPNAIAVHGTNGSACVEKMNTAAQLFNERLVPLVDELNSNFTDAKFTYLNPTGASAANSLGFTVANASCCEIGSGGDLCIPGSEPCGDRSQYVFWDAVHTSDAWNEVIAVEAYDSESKAIAYPFNVQKMAQLPNNNDADGDICEMGENSGVTV; encoded by the exons ATGGCTAACCTTGCGTCTAAGCTTCAGCCATGGTGGCTGTTGCTTGTAATTCCCTTCTTGTTTGTCTCCAACACTTATCATTGTGTCAATGCAGAACCACAAGTGCCTTGCTACTTCATCTTCGGAGACTCATTGTCGGATAATGGAAACAATAACAACCTTGCGACGGAGGCCAAAGTAAATTATTGGCCTTACGGTATCGATTTCCCTAAAGGACCCACTGGAAGGTTTACTAATGGTCGAACCATGCAGGATATCATTG TTCAACTACTGGGTTTCCAAGAATTTATTCCTCCTTTTGCCACTTCAAGAGGCCAAGAGATTCTCAAAGGTGTTAATTATGCATCTGGTTCTGCTGGAATTCTCAATGATAGTGGCCAACATCTG GGTGTTCGAATAAGCATGAACATGCAGTTAAGCAACCACCAAAGTGTTATCTCAACAATAGTTGAGATGTTGGGAAATTGTGCAGCATCAAAGCTTTTAGGCAAATGCATGTATGCGGTTCAAATAGGCAGCAATGACTACATTAACAACTATTTCAAGCCAGAGATGTACAACAGCAGCCACCTATTCACTCCAGAGCAATATGCTGCTTATCTCATCGAACAATATTCACGGCAAATAAAG ACTCTGTACAATAACGGCGCAAGGATGTTTGCACTGTTCGGACTTGGTGCCATAGGGTGTACTCCAAATGCAATCGCGGTGCATGGAACAAATGGTTCTGCCTGCGTAGAAAAAATGAACACTGCAGCTCAACTTTTCAATGAGAGGCTTGTACCGCTTGTTGATGAACTGAATAGCAACTTCACCGACGCTAAATTTACGTATCTAAATCCTACGGGAGCAAGCGCAGCAAATTCCCTTGGTTTTACAGTGGCAAATGCTAGCTGCTGTGAGATAGGGAGTGGTGGAGATCTTTGTATCCCAGGTTCGGAGCCATGCGGTGACCGAAGTCAGTACGTGTTTTGGGATGCGGTTCATACTTCGGATGCATGGAATGAGGTCATTGCAGTTGAGGCTTACGATTCTGAATCCAAGGCCATAGCTTATCCCTTTAATGTTCAAAAAATGGCACAACTGCCAAACAACAACGATGCCGATGGTGATATTTGTGAAATGGGTGAAAATTCTGGTGTCACTGTGTAA